From a region of the Chroicocephalus ridibundus chromosome 8, bChrRid1.1, whole genome shotgun sequence genome:
- the LOC134519717 gene encoding NADH-cytochrome b5 reductase-like isoform X1: MLTMSGNEDDWLALKPQEPSPSQCCGSGCKPCIYDVYEKELAQWERAKAKKDKSLLMEKKEQSNNSELNPDTFTAFNISSVEQLTEDTYQYKFELPGNSSLQLSLGQHIVLRGVVNGLEVQRAYTPISPGNAEGYFEVLMKCYEAGLMSQYIKTWKKGDMVFWRGPFGGFPYRPNKYGELLMLASGTGLAPMLPILQSITDDEEDETFVTLVGCFRTFDKIYLKPLLQDLARYWNVRIFYVLSQETSLEKLPWSYQENTYIGRLAEDLMKMIINSCRRKPFVLICGSSAFNEDMNRYLKAAGIEENSCFFF; the protein is encoded by the exons ATGTTG ACAATGAGTGGAAACGAGGACGACTGGCTGGCTCTCAAACCCCAGGAACCTTCTCCATCCCAGTGCTGCGGCAGCGGCTGCAAACCCTGCATCTATGATGTGTACGAGAAGGAGCTTGCACAATGGGAAAGGGCCAAGgcaaagaaagacaaaagcctcctcatggaaaaaaaggagcag AGCAATAATTCAGAACTGAATCCAGATACATTTACTGCATTCAACATTAGCTCGGTGGAGCAGCTAACAGAGGACACCTACCAGTACAAATTTGAATTACCGGGAAATAGCAGTCTGCAATTGAGTTTAGGACAACATATCGTGTTAAG AGGAGTGGTGAATGGGTTGGAGGTCCAGCGAGCCTATACTCCGATTAGCCCAGGGAATGCAGAAGGGTACTTTGAAGTTTTAATGAAA TGCTATGAAGCCGGGCTAATGTCACAATACATAAAAACGTGGAAAAAAGGAGACATGGTCTTTTGGCGTGGGCCATTTGGAGGGTTCCCATATCGACCTAATAAG TATGGAGAACTCCTCATGCTGGCATCTGGTACCGGCCTTGCACCGATGCTTCCCATCCTCCAGTCCATAACAGATGATGAAGAGGATGAAACCTTTGTAACTCTTGTTGGCTGCTTCCGTACCTTTGACAAAATTTATTTGAAACCTCTTCTGCAGGATCTGGCTCGATACTGGAACGTCAGAATATTTTACGTCCTAAGCCAG GAAACTTCACTGGAAAAACTTCCTTGGAGCTATCAGGAAAACACATACATTGGTCGTCTCGCTGAAGACCTGATGAAGATGATAATAAATTCCTGTCGAAGAAAGCCATTTGTATTGATCTGCGGCTCTTCTGCATTCAATGAAGATATGAATAGATACTTGAAAGCTGCAGGAATCGAAGAaaattcctgttttttcttttag
- the MRPL37 gene encoding large ribosomal subunit protein mL37 translates to MAVGPMALRRVGAALRGRGVLTRSILTRATRPRPRGPLPRTPWTTRGPPPEELARMVERRPVREQVELDTITYAGRQHFVPGLARPRFPPWDRGWHDPRHSPGPRYEDMPLYKERGCYICHQAVRMLEGVRQAQWLTKTKLVEGLPPSVLSIIDNPAHQLEDYEEGVKRAISHARFWDTTEVAPRREHYCPVLFEDLIHLCRLMAAKYPSLAKRMLARNYKISATWERESILLQVRGLNGMLMNSMAPIPPVASKEEILATEEHALETFYPISPTIDLQEVNVYKELNDTGFRDGYPYAHPHTLFFLESANVRTNRFRPEQLRAKMLMFAFGNALAKAKVLYGNDPKVLEQPIVVQSIGTDGQLFQFMVFQLNTTDLVSSDGIKNLVWIDSDQNLYEKAQCVPEVKKRVVTKPAGIYGFQPDTFKKFLALYLHGTV, encoded by the exons atgGCGGTGGGGCCGATGGCGCTGAGGCGGGTGGGggcggcgctgcggggccgcggcGTCCTCACCCGCAGCATCCTCACCCGTGCGACGCGGCCCCGTCCCCGTGGGCCGCTGCCGCGCACGCCCTGGACCACCCGTGGGCCGCCGCCGGAGGAGCTGGCCCGGATGGTGGAGCGGCGGCCGGTGCGGGAGCAGGTGGAGCTGGACACCATCACCTACGCCGGGCGGCAGCACTTCGTGCCCGGCTTGGCCCGGCCACGCTTCCCGCCATGGGACCGGGGTTGGCACGACCCCCGGCACTCGCCGGGGCCGCGCTACGAGGACATGCCGCTCTACAAGGAGCGCGGCTGCTACATCTGCCACCAGGCCGTCCGCATGCTGGAAG gagtTCGGCAAGCGCAGTGGCTCACCAAGACGAAGCTGGTGGAAGGCTTGCCCCCGTCGGTGCTCAGCATCATCGACAACCCGGCTCACCAGCTGGAGGACTATGAGGAGGGTGTAAAGCGTGCGATCTCGCACGCCAGGTTCTGGGACACGACAGAAGTTGCTCCCAGGAGAGAACATTATTG CCCAGTACTGTTTGAAGATTTGATACATTTATGTCGGTTAATGGCTGCAAAGTATCCTTCTTTGGCTAAAAGAATGTTGGCTAGAAACTACAAGATATCAGCTACGTGGGAAAGAG AATCCATTCTCCTTCAGGTCCGTGGCCTGAACGGAATGCTTATGAACTCTATGGCCCCGATACCACCAGTAGCCTCCAAGGAGGAGATACTGGCCACGGAAGAGCATGCTCTGGAGACCTTCTATCCCATCTCTCCTACAATTGATCTTCAGGAAGTGAATGTGTACAAAGAGCTCAATGATACAG GTTTTAGAGATGGTTATCCTTACGCTCATCCTCACACTCTCTTCTTCCTGGAATCGGCCAACGTTCGTACTAACAGGTTCAGACCAGAACAACTTCGTGCTAAAATGCTGATGTTTGCTTTCGGCAATGCGCTGGCAAAGGCTAAGGTGCTGTACGGG AACGATCCCAAGGTTCTGGAGCAGCCAATAGTGGTGCAAAGCATTGGCACAGATGGCCAGCTCTTCCAGTTCATGGTGTTCCAGTTAAATACAACAGACCTTGTCTCTAGCGATGGCATAAAAAATCTGGTCTGGATTGACTCTGATCAGAATCTGTATGAAAAAGCCCAATGTGTTCCAGAAGTCAAGAAGAGAGTTGTTACG
- the LOC134519717 gene encoding NADH-cytochrome b5 reductase-like isoform X2 has product MSGNEDDWLALKPQEPSPSQCCGSGCKPCIYDVYEKELAQWERAKAKKDKSLLMEKKEQSNNSELNPDTFTAFNISSVEQLTEDTYQYKFELPGNSSLQLSLGQHIVLRGVVNGLEVQRAYTPISPGNAEGYFEVLMKCYEAGLMSQYIKTWKKGDMVFWRGPFGGFPYRPNKYGELLMLASGTGLAPMLPILQSITDDEEDETFVTLVGCFRTFDKIYLKPLLQDLARYWNVRIFYVLSQETSLEKLPWSYQENTYIGRLAEDLMKMIINSCRRKPFVLICGSSAFNEDMNRYLKAAGIEENSCFFF; this is encoded by the exons ATGAGTGGAAACGAGGACGACTGGCTGGCTCTCAAACCCCAGGAACCTTCTCCATCCCAGTGCTGCGGCAGCGGCTGCAAACCCTGCATCTATGATGTGTACGAGAAGGAGCTTGCACAATGGGAAAGGGCCAAGgcaaagaaagacaaaagcctcctcatggaaaaaaaggagcag AGCAATAATTCAGAACTGAATCCAGATACATTTACTGCATTCAACATTAGCTCGGTGGAGCAGCTAACAGAGGACACCTACCAGTACAAATTTGAATTACCGGGAAATAGCAGTCTGCAATTGAGTTTAGGACAACATATCGTGTTAAG AGGAGTGGTGAATGGGTTGGAGGTCCAGCGAGCCTATACTCCGATTAGCCCAGGGAATGCAGAAGGGTACTTTGAAGTTTTAATGAAA TGCTATGAAGCCGGGCTAATGTCACAATACATAAAAACGTGGAAAAAAGGAGACATGGTCTTTTGGCGTGGGCCATTTGGAGGGTTCCCATATCGACCTAATAAG TATGGAGAACTCCTCATGCTGGCATCTGGTACCGGCCTTGCACCGATGCTTCCCATCCTCCAGTCCATAACAGATGATGAAGAGGATGAAACCTTTGTAACTCTTGTTGGCTGCTTCCGTACCTTTGACAAAATTTATTTGAAACCTCTTCTGCAGGATCTGGCTCGATACTGGAACGTCAGAATATTTTACGTCCTAAGCCAG GAAACTTCACTGGAAAAACTTCCTTGGAGCTATCAGGAAAACACATACATTGGTCGTCTCGCTGAAGACCTGATGAAGATGATAATAAATTCCTGTCGAAGAAAGCCATTTGTATTGATCTGCGGCTCTTCTGCATTCAATGAAGATATGAATAGATACTTGAAAGCTGCAGGAATCGAAGAaaattcctgttttttcttttag